The proteins below come from a single Mangifera indica cultivar Alphonso chromosome 16, CATAS_Mindica_2.1, whole genome shotgun sequence genomic window:
- the LOC123199316 gene encoding extra-large guanine nucleotide-binding protein 1-like: MSPEVTSPEDGIQYSFATEYRGPPLPYNIPRAVPINIQKIPVAAVVKQLSLSDKLVLPVVQPIIAPDKLSKDFSKEFKPNSVVDSRDCCVGKETEVKPETTVSPTSVIERATDNIDCVLSGELSSSGALEFSNYVSGDLGNNSNAFNPSNENLHSGIIEFTDSFEKSRDCSGRLGKSNRGKDSLDINDEFNQQDWESNESVLSMDYPSSRVSSLKTGDYFNRNNNEDDLCYNGDGRRGPVVTFRDITSDDEDDDEEIGQEFNQDEPRILQRVKREPETRGKKGSCYRCFKGNRFTEKEICIVCDAKYCSNCVLRAMGSMPEGRKCVTCIGFPIDEAKRGNLGKCSRMLKRLLNELEVRQIMKTEKLCEANQLPPEYVLVNGKPLCHEELVILQTCPNPPKKLKPGNYWYDKVSGLWGKEGQKPSKIISPHLNVGGPIQPNASNGNTQVFINGREITKVELRMLQLAGVQCAGNPHFWVNEDGSYLEEGQKNTKGYIWGKARTKLLSAVLSLPVPSKSSYFGEQVSSQISRSFPDYIEQRTLQKLLLVGYNGSGTSTIFKQAKILYKDIPFSEDERDNIKIKIQSNVYGYLGILLEGRERFEDEVLSERRKKQSLDETNPIDSSDGETIYAIGPRLKAFSDWLLRTMVSGNLEAIFPAANREYAPVVEELWKDVAIQATYKRKNELEMLPSVASYFLEQVIDILRTDYEPSDLDILYAEGVTSSNGLSCVDFSFLPSTSDVNSEGADQNESLLRYQLIRVQARGLGENCKWLEMFEDVGMVIFCVALSDYDQFSVDGNGSLTNKMILSRKFFESIVTHPTFDQMEFLLILNKFDLFEEKIEQIPLHQCDWFDDFHPVISRHRSSNNRNSINHNPTLGQLAFYYIAVKFKRLYASLTGRRLYVSMVKGLDPSTVDAALKYAREILKWDEERANYSLSEHSMYSTEVSSYSH, translated from the exons ATGTCACCGGAGGTTACTTCGCCTGAGGATGGGATCCAGTACTCTTTCGCCACGGAATACCGAGGTCCGCCGCTACCGTACAATATTCCGCGGGCTGTCCCGATTAACATACAGAAAATACCGGTGGCGGCTGTTGTTAAGCAGCTGTCTCTCTCCGATAAGTTGGTGCTTCCGGTTGTGCAGCCGATAATAGCGCCCGATAAGTTGAGTAAGGATTTTTCTAAAGAGTTCAAACCTAATTCGGTTGTTGATAGTCGTGATTGTTGTGTTGGTAAAGAGACTGAAGTAAAACCTGAGACGACTGTGTCTCCCACGTCTGTTATCGAGAGAGCAACTGATAATATCGACTGCGTATTGTCCGGTGAGTTAAGTAGCTCGGGCGCGTTAGAGTTTTCAAATTATGTGTCTGGTGATTTAGGTAATAATTCAAATGCGTTTAATCCTAGTAATGAAAATTTGCATTCTGGAATCATTGAGTTTACTGATAGTTTTGAGAAATCAAGAGACTGTTCAGGGAGATTGGGAAAATCTAATCGTGGGAAAGATAGTTTAGATATTAATGATGAATTCAATCAGCAGGATTGGGAATCAAATGAGTCTGTCTTGAGTATGGATTATCCGTCTTCAAGGGTTTCATCCCTTAAGACTGgagattattttaatagaaataataatgaAGATGATCTTTGTTATAATGGTGATGGTCGAAGAGGGCCGGTTGTAACTTTTCGTGATATTACTTctgatgatgaggatgatgatgaagagaTTGGTCAGGAATTTAATCAGGATGAACCGAGGATCCTGCAGAGAGTTAAGAGGGAACCTGAAACAAGAGGGAAGAAAGGCTCATGTTATAGGTGTTTTAAGGGGAACCGCTTTACGGAGAAAGAGATTTGTATTGTTTGTGATGCAAAATATTGTAGTAACTGTGTGCTTAGAGCAATGGGGTCAATGCCGGAAGGAAGGAAGTGTGTTACATGCATTGGATTTCCTATTGATGAGGCTAAGCGAGGGAATTTGGGGAAATGTTCCAGAATGCTGAAGCGTTTACTTAATGAGTTGGAAGTTAGGCAAATAATGAAGACTGAGAAGTTGTGTGAGGCGAATCAGTTACCACCGGAGTATGTTTTGGTAAATGGAAAACCTCTTTGCCATGAGGAGTTGGTTATACTGCAGACGTGTCCTAACCCACCAAAGAAACTAAAGCCAGGAAACTATTGGTATGATAAAGTATCCGGTCTGTGGGGCAAG GAAGGACAGAAACCATCAAAGATAATCAGCCCTCATCTGAATGTTGGTGGTCCAATCCAACCAAATGCTAGCAATGGAAACACACAAGTTTTCATCAATGGCCGAGAGATTACCAAAGTAGAATTAAGGATGTTGCAG TTGGCAGGAGTTCAATGTGCCGGAAATCCACACTTTTGGGTTAATGAGGATGGATCATATCTGGAGGAGGGACAGAAGAATACTAAAGGGTATATTTGGGGCAAG GCCAGGACAAAGCTTCTTTCTGCTGTGTTGTCCCTGCCTGTTCCTTCAAAATCTTCATATTTTGGTGAACAAGTGAGCAGTCAGATTAGCAGGTCTTTTCCTGATTATATTGAACAGAGAACACTTCAGAAATTGCTTTTGGTTGGATATAATGGATCTGGGACAAGTACAATATTTAAGCAG GCCAAGATTCTTTATAAAGACATACCATTCTCAGAGGATGAGCGTGATAATATCAAGATTAAGATCCAGAGCAATGTGTATGGCTATCTTGGTATACTCCTTGAAGGTCGTGAGCGATTTGAGGATGAAGTTTTGAGTGAAAGGAGGAAGAAACAATCTTTAGATGAAACCAACCCCATTG ATAGTTCTGATGGCGAAACAATCTATGCTATTGGCCCAAGACTGAAAGCTTTTTCTGATTGGCTTTTGAGGACTATGGTGTCAGGCAATTTGGAAGCCATTTTTCCGGCCGCTAATCGTGAATATGCACCAGTGGTTGAAGAGCTGTGGAAGGATGTGGCCATTCAGGCTACTTACAAACGGAAAAATGAATTGGAAATGCTACCTAGTGTTGCTAGTTATTTTCTAGAGCAG GTTATTGATATATTGAGAACAGACTATGAACCATCAGATTTGGATATCCTATATGCTGAGGGTGTTACTTCATCGAATGGGCTTTCTTGTGTGGACTTCTCATTTCTCCCTTCAACCTCTGATGTGAACAGTGAAGGTGCTGATCAGAATGAATCTTTACTTAG GTACCAACTAATTAGAGTACAGGCCAGAGGCCTTGGAGAAAACTGTAAGTGGCTAGAGATGTTTGAAGATGTTGGAATGGTCATTTTCTGTGTTGCCTTGAGTGACTATGACCAATTCTCTGTTGATGGGAATGGATCTCTCACTAACAAGATGATTCTGAGCCGGAAATTCTTTGAAAGCATTGTTACCCATCCAACCTTTGATCAGATGGAATTCCTCttgatattaaacaaatttgatctGTTTGAGGAAAAAATTGAACAGATACCATTGCATCAGTGTGACTGGTTTGATGATTTTCATCCAGTGATCAGCCGTCACCGCAGCAGTAACAATAGAAACAGCATCAATCACAACCCCACGCTGGGGCAGTTGGCTTTCTACTATATTGCTGTGAAGTTCAAGAGGCTTTATGCATCACTCACCGGGCGGAGATTGTATGTTTCAATGGTGAAGGGATTGGATCCCAGTACCGTAGATGCTGCTCTCAAGTATGCAAGGGAGATTCTGAAGTGGGATGAAGAGAGAGCCAACTACAGCCTTAGTGAGCACTCAATGTATAGCACTGAGGTAAGCTCCTACTCTCATTGA
- the LOC123199673 gene encoding protein root UVB sensitive 4 yields MQSPLNSAVNAHHFQSQWKFSKFPEFVSITPKFTPRQALTFTTNSLRTSVNYEPEEGLDKGPKPLGLKKLPVVVRGSGRVSRYFWDGNCLQLVSVDGGASSFGLDFDDGFRKLFRICSLGIRDFFLPKQVSENYMNYVKWKFLHRVFSSALQVLATQAMFRAIGIGYSRSLPAAAALNWVLKDGLGRFCRCIYTASLASAFDTNLKRVRFSTSVLFSLSIGVELLTPVFPKYFLLLASIANIAKQISLACYLATGSAVHRSFAVADNLGEVSAKAQIQTVCFDNLGLMIAASFNILLKNNQRLLAGLPFVVYPIFSAFDLFGIYQGLKHVHLQTLTKDRLEIILDNWIELGHVPSPAEVSKEESIDFLWSKGKELFPIRIGCLSPKCQIPKSSMTVMQSLTDEDYYFISMEIFRKGLTTNGQLGILLCLREGATVTDVIMGLLQACYVRKTLRMSSVWEQIVGASDASDLILKDMEWFKLIEDSKRCAQADLSMLNEQISALGWAAKNILLNTQEQARYSFVDD; encoded by the exons ATGCAATCACCTCTGAATTCGGCTGTCAATGCTCACCATTTCCAATCCCAAtggaaattttcaaaattcccGGAATTCGTTTCTATAACGCCCAAATTCACTCCCAGACAAGCCCTAACTTTTACCACAAATTCGTTAAGAACCTCAGTTAACTACGAACCAGAGGAAGGACTCGACAAAGGGCCCAAGCCCTTAGGACTCAAAAAGCTGCCGGTGGTGGTTCGTGGGTCGGGTCGTGTTTCGAGGTATTTCTGGGACGGGAATTGCTTGCAATTGGTCAGTGTTGATGGTGGTGCGTCGTCGTTTGGCTTGGATTTCGATGATGGATTTAGGAAATTGTTTAGAATTTGTAGTTTGGGTATTAGGGACTTTTTCTTACCCAAACAAGTGAGTGAGaattatatgaattatgtaaAGTGGAAGTTTTTGCACCGCGTCTTTAGTTCTGCTCTTCAAGTTCTTGCTACACAg GCAATGTTTCGTGCCATAGGAATTGGGTACTCACGTTCATTGCCTGCAGCAGCAGCCTTGAATTGGGTTTTAAAGGATGGACTTGGACGGTTTTGTAGGTGCATCTACACTGCTAGCCTAGCATCTGCTTTTGATACCAATTTGAAG AGGGTTAGGTTCTCAACATCTGTTCTGTTTAGTTTGAGCATTGGAGTTGAGCTGCTGACTCCTGTATTTCCTAAGTACTTTCTGCTTCTTGCTTCTATAGCCAACATCGCTAAACAAATAAGTCTTGCATGCTACTTGGCAACCGGT TCTGCAGTTCATCGAAGCTTTGCAGTAGCTGATAACCTTGGTGAAGTTTCTGCAAAAGCACAG ATTCAAACAGTGTGCTTTGATAATCTTGGGCTCATGATTGCTGCATCTTTTAATATATTGCTGAAGAACAATCaaag ATTGCTAGCAGGTTTACCTTTTGTAGTATACCCCATTTTCTCTGCATTTGACCTCTTTGGGATATATCAAGGGCTTAAGCATGTCCATCTGCAAACATTAACTAAG GATAGGCTTGAAATCATACTTGATAATTGGATTGAGTTAGGACATGTGCCTTCTCCGGCAGAAGTCAGTAAAGAAGAAAGTATTGATTTTCTGTGGAGCAAAG GCAAAGAATTGTTTCCCATCAGAATAGGCTGCTTAAGTCCCAAGTGTCAGATACCCAAGTCGTCAATGACAGTGATGCAGTCTTTAACTGATGAagattattactttatttccaTGGAGATTTTCCGCAAAGGTTTGACAACAAATGGGCAA CTTGGTATCCTTCTTTGTCTTCGGGAAGGTGCTACTGTTACGGATGTTATCATGGGTCTGTTGCAG GCATGCTATGTCCGCAAGACTCTCCGAATGAGCAGTGTGTGGGAGCAAATAGTGGGAGCTAGTGATGCCTCAGACCTTATTCTTAAGGACATGGAGTGGTTTAAATTGATAGAAGATAGTAAGCGATGTGCCCAAGCGGACTTGTCCATGTTGAATGAACAAATCTCAGCACTGGGTTGGGCTGCAAAAAACATTCTGTTGAATACCCAGGAGCAGGCTCGATACTCCTTTGTAGATGACTGA